A portion of the Candidatus Hydrogenedentota bacterium genome contains these proteins:
- a CDS encoding ribulose-phosphate 3-epimerase, producing the protein MEKVFQPKLGVKTDFLSCCHACPSLFQVLADASIHSLRLHLFKECFLLPDSVFRALRQRAEKAGLTIISISSSSDPIYTPQLGNEHDEETRKWKVAQLLGATSATLCPDLLHGFASLLNSTNRERFLKTMQSHMHRAFERGVSQLLLEAFSPKLKNLPAQELLRSLYDSLTHYHRAHPNTAAVGYEATVNARCTKAEKIVLDPPSASQEEIVPLLQALCLTYVDITDMQYKTIDSPGTNEECAPTAPLSSPWEAQGFAHIERLWIDNCLQPLGDAGQPTGIEASMRKMIRCTKATLPQAAQLTTVPSVSTTLQDRAAAAPSIETAPSLMCADFCNLEASIRELEALGADWLHLDIMDGYFTPNMPIGFEVLRQLRPKTRLPFDAHLMVKDQDFFMGELLKIGVERISLHLEACPHPDRALAFLRDAGVQAGIALNPGTPLCMLDYLLERLDFVMIMTVNPGFAGQDLVPSALRKIEECRAYLTARGIWIPIEVDGHVSFSTIPDMIAAGADCLVTGSSSLFRAGATLQENMLRINEAIRLGLEKRDAARCR; encoded by the coding sequence TTGGAAAAGGTATTTCAACCGAAACTTGGTGTTAAGACAGATTTTCTGTCCTGCTGTCATGCCTGTCCGTCACTCTTTCAAGTACTAGCCGACGCGTCCATTCATAGCCTTAGACTCCATCTCTTTAAAGAATGTTTCCTGCTGCCTGATTCCGTGTTTAGAGCCTTACGGCAACGAGCCGAAAAGGCGGGGCTGACCATAATAAGTATCAGTTCATCTTCCGATCCGATTTATACGCCTCAGCTAGGAAATGAGCACGACGAGGAGACACGGAAATGGAAAGTTGCACAGCTGCTGGGCGCGACCTCGGCAACCCTTTGCCCCGATCTCCTGCACGGATTCGCGTCACTCCTGAACAGCACGAATCGTGAGCGATTCTTGAAAACAATGCAGTCCCATATGCATCGTGCGTTTGAAAGGGGTGTCTCGCAGCTCCTTCTGGAAGCCTTTTCCCCGAAACTCAAGAATCTGCCGGCCCAGGAATTGCTCCGCAGTCTCTATGACAGCTTGACACACTATCACCGGGCGCATCCGAATACTGCCGCTGTTGGCTATGAAGCAACGGTGAATGCCCGGTGTACCAAGGCAGAAAAAATCGTTCTGGATCCACCGTCGGCTTCACAAGAAGAAATAGTCCCTTTGCTGCAAGCGTTATGTTTGACGTACGTGGATATAACTGATATGCAATACAAGACTATTGATTCCCCGGGCACCAATGAAGAATGCGCGCCAACAGCGCCATTGTCATCCCCTTGGGAAGCGCAAGGATTTGCACACATAGAAAGGCTATGGATTGACAACTGTCTACAGCCGCTCGGAGATGCCGGACAACCGACAGGGATTGAAGCGTCAATGCGAAAGATGATCCGCTGCACAAAAGCGACACTGCCACAGGCGGCACAGCTTACAACAGTCCCTTCTGTCTCGACGACCCTTCAAGACCGCGCCGCGGCGGCGCCTTCTATCGAAACAGCGCCGTCCCTGATGTGCGCCGATTTTTGTAACCTGGAAGCGTCTATACGGGAATTGGAGGCGCTGGGCGCTGATTGGCTGCATCTGGACATTATGGATGGTTATTTCACGCCGAACATGCCCATTGGCTTTGAAGTGCTGCGCCAGCTGCGCCCCAAAACACGCTTGCCATTCGACGCCCATTTGATGGTAAAAGATCAAGATTTCTTCATGGGTGAACTCCTGAAGATTGGCGTGGAACGGATATCCCTTCATCTTGAAGCCTGCCCCCATCCCGACCGTGCCTTGGCCTTTCTTCGCGATGCCGGCGTTCAAGCAGGCATTGCTCTAAATCCGGGGACTCCCCTGTGCATGCTTGATTATTTGTTGGAGCGCCTTGATTTTGTCATGATCATGACCGTTAACCCCGGATTCGCAGGTCAGGATCTGGTGCCCTCTGCCCTGCGAAAGATAGAGGAATGCCGCGCCTATCTGACAGCACGGGGCATATGGATCCCGATTGAGGTGGATGGACACGTGAGTTTTTCAACGATCCCTGATATGATAGCAGCAGGCGCTGATTGTCTGGTGACCGGATCAAGCAGTCTTTTTCGCGCCGGCGCGACCTTGCAAGAAAATATGCTGCGAATCAACGAGGCGATCCGGCTGGGCTTAGAGAAACGCGACGCCGCGCGCTGCAGGTGA
- a CDS encoding alcohol dehydrogenase catalytic domain-containing protein: protein MKALVLHGIGYLQMEEVPIPELGPEDVLIRVVACGVCDGDLPRIFSQGVSKYPLVCGHEFAGLVADCGDQVTDLEKDARVAAYPLLWCGKCPACEQGKYAQCFDSQYLGVDCHGAFAEYVKMPRRNIIRIPDSV, encoded by the coding sequence ATGAAAGCATTGGTATTACACGGTATCGGCTATCTTCAGATGGAAGAAGTTCCTATTCCGGAGCTTGGTCCTGAAGATGTTCTCATCCGCGTTGTGGCGTGCGGCGTCTGTGATGGCGATTTGCCCCGCATTTTTTCGCAAGGCGTATCAAAATATCCTTTAGTCTGCGGTCATGAATTTGCCGGACTCGTTGCGGATTGCGGCGACCAAGTGACCGATCTGGAGAAGGACGCCCGTGTTGCCGCCTATCCCCTTTTGTGGTGTGGGAAATGTCCTGCTTGTGAACAGGGCAAGTACGCCCAATGTTTTGACAGTCAATATCTCGGTGTCGATTGCCATGGCGCCTTCGCCGAATATGTGAAAATGCCGCGGCGCAATATTATTCGTATTCCGGACAGTGT